A single window of Pungitius pungitius chromosome 20, fPunPun2.1, whole genome shotgun sequence DNA harbors:
- the stmn4 gene encoding stathmin-4, with the protein MTLAAYKEKVKELPLVSLFCACFNPQTADKPTYKAEDAVDLGWCVIKDVEVIELNKRTSGQAFEVILKPPSFDGVPELNGSMPQRRDPSLEEIQKKLEAAEERRKCQEAELLKHLAEKREHEREVIQKAFEENNNFIKNAKEKLEQKMEANKENREALLAAMLERLQEKDKHAEEVRKNKEMKEEACR; encoded by the exons ATGACTCTGGCAG cctACAAAGAGAAGGTCAAGGAGCTCCCCCTGGTGTCTCTGTTCTGTGCCTGCTTCAACCCACAGACTGCAGACAAGCCCACATACAAGGCAGAAG ATGCGGTGGACCTGGGCTGGTGCGTCATCAAAGACGTGGAGGTAATTGAGCTGAACAAGCGGACATCTGGCCAGGCCTTCGAGGTCATCCTCAAGCCCCCGTCATTTGACGGGGTGCCAGAGCTCAATGGCTCCATGCCCCAGCGTCGCGACCCGTCCCTGGAGGAGATCCAGAAGAAACTGGAGGCGGCCGAGGAGAGGCGAAAG TGTCAAGAGGCCGAGCTGCTGAAGCACCTGGCGGAGAAGAGGGAGCACGAGCGTGAGGTGATCCAGAAGGCCTTTGAGGAGAACAACAATTTCATCAAGAATGCCAAGGAGAAGCTTGAGCAAAAGATGGAGGCCAACAAGGAGAACAGAGAGGCCCTGCTGGCCGCCAtgctggagaggctgcaggagaag GACAAACACGCAGAGGAAGTGAGGAAGAataaggagatgaaggaggaagcCTGCCGgtag
- the il17a/f3 gene encoding interleukin 17a/f3 encodes MCTAEVTNTHQHTPTHTNPARLHINTGRDTRRRAGGLSVHTETQHAAGESLSSNEDSVPFLFDVPSDPQSWCSDVQVLRALLVVGLAVSSRSRQGSRLAGTSMRLVLDSSVRPQLGRSSSSMANMSLSPWTYRESCVESRLPRQIFHAVCLTSGCLSLHGGGEDASLEAKPIYHQVLVLHKTLMPRSGNSSRRRYSLTLGTEVISVGCTCVRPSVVARRTNLTL; translated from the exons ATGTGCACTGCCGAGGTTaccaacacacaccaacacacaccaacacacaccaaCCCAGCGCGCCTGCATATAAACACAGGGAGAGACACAAGGAGACGAGCAGGAGGCCTCAGCGTTCACACAGAGACCCAACATGCTGCTGGTGAGTCACTTTCATCCAACGAGGACAGCGTTCCGTTTCTCTTTGACGTGCCGTCTGACCCACAAAGCTGGTGTTCTGACGTTCAGGTGCTGAGAGCTCTGCTGGTTGTGGGCCTGGCGGTCTCCTCCAGGTCGAGGCAGGGATCCAGACTGGCGGGCACGTCCATGAGACTGGTCCTAGATTCCTCCGTGCGCCCTCAGTTGGGCAGGTCCTCCTCGAGCATGGCCAACATGTCCCTGTCTCCGTGGACGTACAG aGAGTCCTGTGTGGAGTCGCGGTTACCTCGGCAGATCTTCCACGCCGTGTGTCTCACCTCCGGCTGTCTCAGCCTGCACGGGGGAGGAGAAGACGCTTCCCTGGAGGCCAAACCCATCTACCACCAGGTCCTGGTCCTCCACAA AACCTTGATGCCGAGGTCCGGTAACAGCTCGAGGAGAAGGTACAGCTTGACACTGGGCACGGAGGTGATCTCGGTGGGCTGCACCTGTGTGAGGCCCAGCGTCGTCGCCCGCAGGACCAACCTCACACTCTGA